The Cloeon dipterum chromosome 3, ieCloDipt1.1, whole genome shotgun sequence genome includes a region encoding these proteins:
- the LOC135938318 gene encoding GTP-binding protein 10-like — protein MVRLTALLCARKYRATPAAVKDIQFPTGTLKSDLNLAKPAKPSKAASVEKTENKPKEPVVKKKILDSIVLNVQGGTGGSGNAKLVGKGGKGGDVYFIATKGETLAGVKEKLPYVKIHAESGGDATNANLRLGKPGADKWIPVPVGVNIYDNIGNYLGSLKKENSALLIAKGGHGGTVKNKFRFGGGQAVTAKVELQVVADVGIVGLHGAGKTTLLQQLTLPLSKLPRPTELTKYAETKRMVYPDFREMSVLDTPGIWCGMRDDFRGQKILSYLRRTRLLMICLDATGFQFPKKKLNLFESYMCLNKEIEEYNAKMLERPTVVVVNKFNQEGSQFELFQEQLGSLTDYVGTVHPSIRPEKYFQPKHVVGMDLRIKEEDKLNELWSQIRELMDRYEYDRLDKADEGERFIRQMQRNND, from the exons ATGGTCAGGCTTACGGCGCTTTTGTGTGCTAGAAAATATAGAGCG ACGCCTGCTGCGGTGAAGGACATACAATTCCCAACTGGAACCCTTAAGAGTGATTTAAATCTGGCCAAACCGGCCAAACCCTCTAAAGCTGCTAGTgttgaaaaaactgaaaataaacctAAAGAGCCTGTTgtcaagaagaaaattttggatTCGATCGTACTGAACGTGCAGGGCGGCACTGGCGGATCCGGAAACGCCAAGCTCGTAGGCAAAGGAGGCAAAGGCGGAGATGTTTATTTCATCGCCACAAAAG GAGAAACTCTTGCCGGCGTGAAAGAAAAGCTTCCTTACGTTAAAATCCATGCAGAGTCCGGCGGCGACGCCACAAACGCTAATTTACGATTGGGCAAACCTGGAGCTGACAAATGGATACCTGTTCCGGTTGGAGTGAACATTTACGAcaatattggaaattatttag GCTCactgaagaaagaaaacagTGCGTTGTTGATAGCTAAAGGTGGCCACGGTGGAACTGTCAAGAACAAATTCAGATTTGGAGGAGGACAAGCAGTAACTGCAAAGGTCGAGCTGCAAGTGGTCGCCGATGTCGGAATTGTCGGCCTCCACGGCGCCGGAAAAACGACGCTGCTGCAACAGCTGACGTTGCCCCTTTCGAAATTGCCTCGTCCCACTGAATTGACCAAGTATGCTGAAACCAAAAGGATGGTCTACCCTGACTTCAGGGAAATGAGCGTGTTGGACACGCCAGGCATTTGGTGTGGCATGCGAGACGATTTTCGTGGCCAGAAGATCTTGAGTTACCTGCGGCGAACGAGGCTTTTGATGATTTGTTTGGATGCCACTGGATTTCAGTTTCCTAAAAAGAAACTTAACTTGTTTGAGTCTTACATGTGTCTCAACAAG GAAATTGAGGAGTACAACGCCAAAATGCTGGAAAGGCCGACTGTAGTGgttgtaaacaaatttaatcaagaaggATCTCAATTTGAACTGTTCCAAGAGCAACTGGGCAGTCTGAcag ATTATGTCGGAACGGTGCACCCAAGCATACGCCCTGAAAAATACTTCCAACCGAAACACGTGGTCGGAATGGACCTGAGAATTAAGGAAGAGGACAAGCTGAATGAGCTGTGGAGCCAAATTCGAGAGTTGATGGACCGGTACGAGTACGACAGACTCGACAAGGCGGACGAAGGCGAGAGATTCATCCGGCAGATGCAGAGAAACAACGACTGA
- the LOC135938317 gene encoding solute carrier family 23 member 1, with translation MDTEAQKESEKLFSKQPLPLINDGLNNNFLKCDTKEENEKNNNAGKNKFESFEENVFEAEKTLHYGLEDNPPWYTCVVLGFQHYITFVVGIASVPMIMGPKLCMLEDDASRGELVSTLMFVSGIVTILQTTIGVRLPIVQGSSFGFLAPALALLNLPKWQCPPQEELLQMSAEDRRALWQVRINEISGAILVASLFQMLIGFGGLIGSVLKYITPLTIAPTVALIGLCLFDAAAREASGNWWIAAGTIALLTTFSLYMRFLEVPLPTWGKKAKGGEKRKGRTFPFFQIFPVLTAMVVMWVICGLLTATGLLPEENLARTDSKLKILHEAPWFNFPYPGQWGSPTVSAAAVFGMLAGVIAGAIESVGDYYACAQFCEAPPPPIHAVNRGIGTEGLGCLLAGIWGTGNGTTSFSQNIGAIGVTKVGSRRVVQYAGVIMIIMGAFSKVGAFFITIPSPIFGGVFCITFGMVTAVGISTLHFVSLKSFRNMYIIGFSIFFALVLPRWMHSNPNVIQTGSEFLDQLFTVLLSTSMFVGGIIGFVLDNTVPGTDEERGLTTWNKHHASSEGTVAEDAPTCYDLPFGMEAIRNAKWTRYLPFMPTFNRA, from the exons ATGGACACGGAGGCGCAGAAGGAATCAGAG AAACTCTTTTCGAAGCAACCACTGCCACTTATAAATGACGGACTGAAtaacaactttttaaaatgcgaCACAAAGGAAGAgaacgagaaaaataacaatgcgGGCAAGAACAAGTTTGAGAGTTTTGAGGAGAACGTGTTTGAAGCGGAGAAAACGCTTCATTACGGATTGGAAGATAACCCGCCTTGGTATACGTGTGTTGTCCTTGGATTTCAG cactACATAACATTTGTAGTTGGAATCGCGTCAGTTCCAATGATAATGGGGCCGAAACTGTGCATGCTCGAGGACGACGCGTCGCGAGGGGAGCTTGTGTCCACGCTCATGTTTGTCTCCGGAATCGTGACAATTTTACAAACCACAATTGGAGTGAG ATTGCCGATTGTGCAAGGCAGTTCGTTTGGTTTCTTGGCGCCGGCTCTCGCGCTCTTGAACCTGCCCAAATGGCAGTGTCCACCTCAGGAAGAACTCCTGCAGATGAGTGCAGAGGACAGGCGTGCCCTTTGGCAAGTTCGCATTAACGAAATTTCCGGAGCAATTTTGGTCGCCTCTTTATTTCAGATGTTGATTGGATTCGGag GGCTGATCGGATCAGTTTTAAAGTACATCACCCCGTTGACGATAGCTCCGACCGTCGCATTGATCGGTTTGTGTCTGTTCGACGCAGCAGCGCGGGAGGCGTCCGGCAATTGGTGGATTGCTGCCGG GACAATCGCCCTTTTGACGACGTTTTCACTCTACATGAGATTTTTGGAGGTGCCGCTTCCGACGTGGGGAAAGAAGGCAAAAGGCGGAGAGAAGAGAAAAGGACgcacttttccctttttccaaatatttcct GTTCTGACTGCCATGGTGGTTATGTGGGTGATTTGCGGCCTTTTGACCGCAACCGGACTGCTGCCCGAGGAGAATTTGGCCAGGACAGACTCGAAACTAAAAATCCTGCACGAAGCTCCGTGGTTCAACTTTCCTTATCCAG gCCAGTGGGGAAGTCCGACCGTCAGCGCGGCAGCGGTGTTCGGCATGCTGGCAGGCGTGATCGCGGGGGCAATCGAGTCTGTTGGCGACTACTACGCTTGTGCTCAGTTTTGTG aggcgccgccgccgcccatCCACGCAGTGAACAGGGGAATCGGAACGGAGGGCCTTGGGTGTCTGCTCGCGGGCATTTGGGGCACCGGCAACGGCACGACCAGTTTCAGCCAAAACATCGGCGCGATCGGCGTGACCAAAGTGGGAAGCCGGCGGGTGGTGCAGTACGCCGGCGTCATCATGATCATCATGGGCGCCTTCAGCAAGGTCGGTGCCTTTTTCATCACCATTCCGTCGCCCATTTTCGGCGGAGTGTTCTGCATCACCTTTGGAATGGTCACCGCAGTCG GAATATCGACTCTGCATTTTGTTTCCCTCAAGTCATTCAGGAATATGTACATCATtggattttctattttcttcgCCTTA GTTCTGCCCCGTTGGATGCATAGTAATCCCAACGTAATACAAACCGGAAGCGAGTTTTTGGACCAACTATTCACCGTGCTTCTATCCACCAGCATGTTTGTCGGTGGCATAATTGGTTTTGTCTTGGACAACACTGTGCCAG GCACTGACGAAGAGAGGGGTCTAACAACCTGGAACAAACACCACGCTTCCTCCGAGGGGACAGTGGCCGAGGACGCTCCCACCTGTTACGACTTGCCTTTCGGAATGGAAGCAATTCGAAA tgcTAAATGGACCCGCTACTTGCCTTTCATGCCAACATTCAACCGAGCGTAA
- the LOC135940637 gene encoding integrin beta-PS-like, which translates to ISTKLIQIAVNKTKMSGNVDTPEGGIDALMQAMVCETEIGWRNESLKMIIFSTDAISHFSGSGRLGGVIEPNDELCHMENNKYTHGLLLDYPSVAQISNNARKLKMNVIFAVTGNVKTNYEMLKEAIYNSQTAILKGDSSNVVELIKEQYDKLTQDVIMDYPKSEDFVIKMSSNCKGGKKLKETNKCSVKKKGDTITFNVQLEVKQCPASKTQKIYISPSSINERLEIELEVDCECDCEKQGHFLQADASCSNHGDLKCGACQCHENFGGPNCGCNITETYKEENNSVCERNGEICSSRGECKCGACLCSNPMRYSGQFCHCDNKKCADGPNGKVCSGPTQGRCDCEGCVCFEGWKSKPDCSCSDNTSSCVPPTGGLECSGHGDCVCGECVCKIEQGKGKFFGEFCEDCSTCQDKCDDLKPFVQCQLLNEEGEQLGIPAQCQNYTLLKVDDVNGMSLAENFKQHLHPEDGEKRANDVLEPLPDAEAFSNSRKCSYYVQGCTYYYKYLTRQDKSTYVFLDMNKKCPEPADVRGVVIGLVGAILLAGIVMLMTWKVATTIHDRKEFRKFEKERQFAMLDAGHNPLYKDPASTFQNPTFNS; encoded by the exons atttctactaaattaattcagattgcggttaataaaactaaaatgtcGGGAAACGTGGACACGCCTGAAGGAGGCATCGACGCGCTGATGCAGGCCATGGTTTGCGAAACCGAAATTGGTTGGAGAAACGAATCTCTAAAGATGATTATTTTCTCCACGGACGCCATTTCGCATTTTTCCGGTAGCGGACGG CTTGGCGGGGTAATTGAACCGAACGATGAGTTGTGCCacatggaaaataataaatacacgcACGGCCTCCTCCTCGATTACCCAAGCGTGGCTCAG ATCAGCAATAATGCGCGCAAACTTAAGATGAACGTGATCTTTGCCGTAACCGGAAacgtaaaaacaaattatgagATGCTCAAGGAAGCAATTTACAACTCGCAAACGGCCATTCTCAAAGGAGATTCTTCAAACGTGGTTGAACTGATCAAGGAGCAATACGAC AAATTGACTCAAGACGTAATAATGGACTATCCAAAAAGCGAGGACTTTGTAATTAAGATGTCCAGTAATTGCAAAGGCGGCAAAAAGTTGAAAGAGACCAATAAGTGCTCTGTGAAGAAGAAAGGCGACACTATCACATTCAACGTCCAGCTGGAg GTGAAGCAATGTCCAGCAAGTAAAACCCAAAAAATCTACATTTCCCCCAGTTCAATCAACGAACGGCTTGAAATTGAGTTGGAGGTGGACTGCGAATGCGACTGTGAAAAGCAG gGACATTTCTTGCAAGCAGACGCAAGTTGTTCCAACCACGGAGACCTTAAGTGTGGTGCCTGCCAGTGCCACGAAAACTTTGGCGGACCCAACTGCGGTTGCAACATAACGGAAACGtacaaagaagaaaataattccgTGTGCGAGCGAAACGGCGAAATTTGTTCTAGCCGGGGAGAATGCAAATGCGGCGCTTGTCTCTGCTCCAATCCTATG CGATACAGCGGCCAATTCTGCCATTGCGACAACAAGAAATGCGCCGATGGGCCCAATGGCAAAGTCTGCTCAGGTCCCACTCAGGGCAGGTGTGACTGTGAAGGGTGCGTTTGTTTCGAGGGGTGGAAAAGCAAGCCTGACTGCAGTTGCTCGGACAATACGAGTTCCTGCGTGCCGCCAACCGGGGGCCTGGAGTGCTCAGGACACGGAGATTGCGTGTGCGGCGAGTGTGTCTGCAAAATTGAACAGGGAAAGGGAAAGTTCTTTGGAGAATTTTGCGAGGATTGCTCG ACGTGCCAGGATAAATGCGACGACCTGAAACCTTTTGTGCAATGTCAGCTCCTGAACGAGGAAGGAGAGCAATTGGGAATCCCTGCCCAGTGCCAAAATTACACTTTGCTGAAAGTAGATGATGTGAATG GTATGAGTTTGGCTGAAAACTTTAAGCAACATCTGCATCCGGAGGATGGCGAAAAAAGAGCAAACGACGTTTTGGAGCCCCTTCCCGACGCCGAGGCTTTTTCCAATTCTCGAAAATGCAGTTACTACGTTCAGGGCTGCACTTACTACTACAAATACCTGACGCGGCAAGACAAGAGCACATATGTTTTTCTGGATATGAACAAGAAATGTCCGGAACCGGCCGATGTTAGgg gcgTTGTCATTGGATTGGTTGGGGCCATTTTGCTGGCCGGAATCGTGATGCTCATGACTTGGAAAGTAGCCACCACAATTCACGACCGAAAAGAGTTCAGGAAATTCGAGAAGGAGCGACAATTTGCGATGTTGGACGCG ggtCACAACCCTCTGTACAAAGATCCTGCGTCCACATTCCAAAATCCGACTTTCAACTCTTAG
- the LOC135938316 gene encoding integrin beta-PS-like — MRLYILILIAIASETVQQSDDLCSHSSLNTCGKCIATPGCAWCESEGDTSRCGKAAAQQWCSGKLTNPQTVIRALQDNPLSTTAGRIVQIKPQKMSIKARPGQKVQFELHYQQAKDYPLDLYYLMDMSNSMKDDKDKLSALGSKLASEMRRRSSNLRMGFGSFVDKVTMPFVNTLTEIPCPDCARPYEFINHLSLTDRTDNFAPAVHQTQISGNVDTPEGGFDALMQAMVCKNEIGWRNESLRMIIFSTDAESHYSGDGRLGGVVEPNDELCHMQNNRYTHGLIQDYPSVAQISNNARKLKMNVIFAVTENVKITYEMLKEAIYNSQTAILKGDSSNVVELIKEQYDKLTQDVIMDYPKSDDFEIKMFSRCKGGNELSETNTCFVKKKGDTITFNVQLEVKQCPASKTQKIYIAPSSINERLEIDLEVDCECDCEKMGNFLASHERCNRQGDLKCGVCSCHQNFWGPNCGCNTNSVSNKEEDNSACERNGETCSHRGECKCGACLCYDPDRYSGQFCQCDNKKCAVGPNGKVCSGPTQGRCDCEGCVCFDGWKSKPDCSCSDNTSSCVPPTGGLACSGHGECVCGECVCRIEQGKGKFFGKFCEDCSTCQDKCDDLKPCVQYQLPNEEGEQLGIPSGCEAYTMLKVEDLNDTTLAEKLQQHQKTEKGERRLRRETNDENPLGGLEPLPEAEALSNSRKCNYYVQGCTYYYKYWTGQDKSTYVFLDTNKECVAPVDIWGVVFGLIGAILLAGIVMLVIWKVATTIHDRREFAKFEKERQAAMFDAGHNPLYKEPASTFQNPTFSQK, encoded by the exons ATGCGCCTCTACATCTTGATTTTGATCGCGATCGCGTCCGAAACTGTCCAGCAATCGGACGACCTTTGCAGCCACTCTTCGCTCAACACGTGCGGAAAGTGCATCGCCACGCCGGGATGTGCGTGGTGCGAGTCG GAAGGAGACACGTCGAGGTgcggaaaagcagcagcccAACAATGGTGCagtggaaaattaacaaatccACAAACAGTTATTCGTGCTCTTCAGGACAATCCTCTGAGCACAACCGCCGGTCGGATTGTCCAGATCAAGCCGCAGAAAATGTCCATAAAAGCAAGGCCAG GGCAAAAGGTGCAATTTGAGCTTCATTATCAACAGGCGAAAGATTACCCCCTGGATTTATATTACTTGATGGACATGTCAAATTCCATGAAGGACGACAAGGACAAATTGTCCGCGCTGGGCTCTAAACTGGCGAGTGAAATGAGAAGACGATCGTCCAATCTGAGAATGGGATTCGGTAGTTTCGTGGACAAGGTCACGATGCCGTTTGTCAATACGCTGACTGAAAT ACCTTGTCCGGACTGTGCCCGTCCTTACGAATTCATAAACCATTTGAGCCTCACAGACAGAACGGACAATTTTGcg CCTGCGGTTCATCAAACTCAAATCTCCGGCAATGTGGACACGCCTGAAGGTGGCTTTGACGCGCTGATGCAGGCCATggtttgcaaaaatgaaatcggTTGGAGAAACGAATCGCTGCGGATGATCATTTTCTCCACGGACGCCGAATCTCACTATTCTGGCGACGGACGg CTTGGCGGAGTGGTTGAGCCAAACGATGAGCTGTGCCACATGCAAAATAATAGATACACTCACGGACTCATCCAGGATTATCCAAGCGTTGCTCAG ATCAGCAATAATGCGCGCAAACTGAAGATGAACGTGATCTTTGCCGTAACCGAAAACGTCAAAATCACGTATGAGATGCTCAAGGAAGCAATTTACAACTCGCAAACGGCTATTCTAAAGGGAGATTCCTCCAACGTGGTTGAACTGATCAAGGAGCAATACGAC AAATTGACTCAAGACGTAATAATGGACTATCCAAAAAGCGACGACTTTGAAATTAAGATGTTCAGTCGGTGCAAAGGTGGCAACGAGCTCAGTGAAACCAACACGTGTTTTGTCAAGAAGAAAGGCGACACGATCACATTCAACGTCCAGCTGgag GTGAAGCAATGTCCAGCAAGTAAAACCCAAAAAATCTACATTGCCCCCAGTTCAATCAACGAACGGCTGGAAATTGATTTGGAGGTGGACTGCGAGTGCGACTGTGAGAAGATg GGTAATTTCTTGGCCTCACACGAAAGATGCAACCGGCAGGGCGACCTGAAATGCGGCGTCTGCTCTTGCCACCAAAACTTCTGGGGTCCCAACTGCGGTTGCAACACAAATTCCGTCTCAAACAAAGAAGAGGATAATTCGGCGTGCGAGAGAAACGGCGAAACTTGCTCCCATCGAGGAGAGTGCAAATGCGGTGCTTGCCTCTGCTACGATCCTGAC CGATACAGCGGCCAGTTCTGCCAATGCGACAATAAGAAATGCGCCGTTGGGCCTAATGGCAAAGTCTGCTCAGGGCCCACTCAAGGAAGGTGCGACTGTGAAGGGTGCGTTTGTTTCGATGGGTGGAAAAGCAAGCCTGACTGCAGCTGCTCGGACAATACGAGTTCCTGCGTGCCGCCCACCGGGGGCCTGGCGTGCTCAGGACACGGAGAATGCGTTTGCGGCGAGTGCGTCTGCAGAATCGAGCaaggaaagggaaaattctTCGGAAAGTTTTGCGAGGACTGCTCC ACCTGCCAGGACAAGTGCGACGACCTGAAGCCTTGTGTGCAGTACCAACTGCCGAACGAGGAAGGGGAGCAATTGGGAATTCCGTCAGGGTGCGAAGCGTACACTATGCTTAAGGTTGAAGACCTGAACG ATACGACCCTGGCTGAAAAGTTGCAGCAGCATCAGAAAACGGAGAAAGGCGAAAGAAGATTAAGGAGGGAAACGAACGACGAGAACCCTTTGGGCGGTTTGGAGCCTCTACCTGAGGCTGAGGCTCTGTCCAACTCTCGCAAATGCAATTATTACGTTCAGGGCTGCACTTATTACTACAAATATTGGACTGGGCAAGACAAGAGCACCTACGTGTTCCTCGACACGAACAAGGAGTGCGTGGCTCCTGTCGATATCTggg GCGTTGTCTTTGGGCTGATTGGCGCCATTTTGCTGGCCGGAATTGTGATGCTCGTGATTTGGAAGGTGGCCACCACAATTCACGACAGAAGAGAATTCGCCAAATTCGAGAAGGAGCGACAGGCTGCAATGTTCGACGCG ggCCACAACCCTTTGTACAAGGAGCCTGCGTCCACGTTCCAAAATCCAACATTCAGCCAAAAGTAG
- the lovit gene encoding proton-associated sugar transporter A: MTEKLHEYQGCLGRLHAFRDNWSQKFAPYKERYAECGGGVAGLRGLLTHRPQTTHDFSHIYRQKTRGELVRISAAVMGIEFAYSAETAFVSPTLLKIGVAHRHMTLVWGLSPLVGFFLTPILGSLSDRCDLPLGRRRPFIVALSLGVFLGLLLVPNGESIGYWFGDTHGIVYNATLAEMDKNYTPSQESIIGSHPWGVLFTVLGTVLLDFDADACQSPARAYLLDVTQPEDHARGLSTFTIMAGLGGCMGYAMGGINWDATAIGVMLGGHVRAVFTLITFIFIGCVAATVTSFTEIPLYLLAEQEASHVDPDKEQRRRSTLTHQPSVMTYGATEEQTTQFQGNDEYGDEYSQHKNEPSGAPEGSNPENYNFQDIEPPIATQASLRHYLLSIVHMPGSMRILCATNLFCWSAHVCYSLYFTDFVGEAVFGGDPQAAEGSAKRNLYEDGVRFGCWGMAMYSLSCACYSLVIDKLVQRFKAKRVYVCGQLVYCTGMSLLALTRAKFGVIIFSWTAGVMYSTLFTMPYLLVAHYHAENTFSEAEHMMKSEEAASMAPLQQGPAAAPKQLRGLGTDVAIVSSMVFLAQLILSACMGAIVSWAGTTTAVVCVASVLSFCGALCATQVLYLDL; encoded by the exons ATGACGGAAAAACTCCACGAATACCAGGGTTGTTTAGGCCGCTTGCACGCCTTCAGGGACAACTGGTCGCAAAAATTCGCACCCTACAAGGAGCGCTACGCCGAATGCGGGGGTGGCGTGGCCGGCCTCAGGGGGCTGCTCACCCACCGGCCGCAAACAACGCACGACTTTTCGCACATTTACAG ACAAAAGACAAGGGGCGAGTTGGTGCGCATTTCGGCCGCCGTGATGGGCATCGAATTCGCGTACTCTGCCGAAACAGCGTTCGTGTCGCCCACGCTGCTGAAGATTGGAGTCGCCCACCGACATATGACCCTGGTTTGGGGTCTCAGCCCCCTGGTCGGCTTCTTCCTCACGCCCATACTCGGTTCCCTGAGCGACAGGTGCGACCTGCCCTTAGGCAGAAGACGGCCTTTCATCGTTGCCCTCTCACTAGGCGTCTTTcttg GCCTATTGCTGGTACCGAATGGCGAGTCAATTGGCTATTGGTTTGGTGATACGCACGGCATTGTTTACAACGCAACCTTGGCTGAAATGGACAAAAATTACACACCAAGTCAG GAGTCGATTATCGGGAGCCACCCTTGGGGGGTGCTGTTTACAGTCCTGGGGACAGTCCTACTCGACTTTGATGCGGACGCCTGTCAAAGTCCAGCGCGCGCTTATTTACTGGACGTAACGCAGCCAGAGGACCACGCCAGGGGCCTCAGCACTTTTACCATCATGGCTGGCCTCGGCGGGTGCATGGGATACGCGATGGGTGGCATCAACTGGGACGCAACCGCCATAG GTGTGATGCTCGGAGGTCACGTGAGGGCGGTGTTCACGCTGATCACCTTCATCTTCATCGGATGCGTGGCAGCGACAGTGACCAGCTTTACGGAAATTCCACTCTACTTGCTGGCCGAGCAGGAAGCGAGTCACGTCGATCCGGACAag gagCAACGTCGAAGATCAACTCTCACTCATCAGCCGAGTGTAATGACCTACGGAGCTACTGAAGAGCAAACCACGCAATTCCAA ggAAACGACGAGTATGGCGATGAGTATTCTCAGCACAAGAACGAGCCCAGCGGCGCACCAGAGGGTAGCAACCCTGAAAACTACAACTTCCAGGACATCGAGCCGCCGATCGCCACCCAG GCGTCTCTTCGGCATTACCTGCTGTCCATCGTCCACATGCCCGGCTCAATGCGAATTTTGTGCGCCACTAATTTATTCTGCTGGAGTGCCCACGTTTGCTACTCGCTCTACTTCACAGACTTCGTGGGCGAAGCTGTGTTCGGAGGCGACCCTCAG gctgCAGAAGGTTCCGCGAAAAGAAATCTTTACGAGGATGGCGTGCGATTTGGTTGCTGGGGAATGGCCATGTATTCTCTGTCCTGCGCCTGCTACTCTCTCGTAATTGACAAACTCGTGCAGAGATTCAa gGCGAAACGGGTTTACGTGTGCGGCCAGTTGGTGTACTGCACGGGAATGTCGCTGCTCGCATTGACCAGAGCCAAGTTTGGCGTCATTATTTTCTCCTGGACAGCAGGCGTCATGTACTCGACACTGTTCACCATGCCCTACTTGCTCGTCGCCCATTACCATGCGGAGAATACG ttcaGCGAAGCCGAGCACATGATGAAGAGCGAGGAGGCGGCGTCGATGGCGCCGCTGCAGCAGGgcccggcggcggcgccgaaGCAGTTGCGCGGTCTGGGCACGGACGTGGCCATCGTGAGCAGCATGGTGTTCCTGGCGCAGCTCATTCTGTCCGCGTGCATGGGCGCCATCGTGAGCTGGGCCGGCACCACGACGGCCGTCGTCTGCGTCGCCTCGGTGCTCAGCTTCTGCGGCGCCCTCTGCGCCACGCAGGTCCTCTACCTCGACCTCTGA
- the LOC135938455 gene encoding uncharacterized protein LOC135938455, with product MLSNIVLINIFLCCPFFLTVEQGEAVAVTDTSPSEYPYVVRISVFLPGAPIDVTIPGLVVSSKFVLLFQRTTDLSAFKSSNTDQFGVIRSPAKIESILDDQFIHFKFCNKFREAKYPLRESDFPNLTDAISDAHLLFFNITSTVLRKVTVPVMSKTDCAIATNSDVA from the exons ATGCTGTCCAACATAGTTCTCATCAACATCTTCCTTTGCTGCCCGTTTTTCTTAA CTGTTGAGCAGGGTGAAGCAGTTGCGGTTACGGACACAAGTCCGTCCGAGTACCCATACGTG GTTAGAATTAGCGTTTTTCTGCCAGGCGCCCCGATCGACGTCACAATTCCTGGACTGGTGGTCAGCAGCAAATTCGTGCTGCTCTTTCAACGGACGACCGATTTAAG CGCTTTCAAATCATCAAATACTGACCAGTTTGGTGTGATTCGATCCCCTGCCAAAATCGAATCAATCTTAGACGACCAGTTtatacatttcaaattttgcaacaaatttcGTGAAGCCAAATATCCGCTCCGCGAAAGTGATTTTCCCAACCTGACAGACGCCATCAGTGATGCTCACCtactttttttcaatataacaTCG ACGGTCCTGAGAAAGGTGACTGTCCCTGTGATGAGCAAAACCGACTGCGCAATTGCTACGAACTCGGACGTTGCATAA
- the LOC135941527 gene encoding uncharacterized protein LOC135941527, which yields MLMMLIFLINFMCFNSHSNSQTLLIVNILQSSPLNRSLNISSIGEMTSLHHVARDVFLEMERNDPELTAFLVAEMHDDCSNKSHQQRIEKLLKRQIEHYLKAGEQSQQIDMEPSDVAAEASKIRSEMQQALRVEVTARISLFIEGNIEGSKMCAEPLENRVSATDSKMNELYHLILRRTTCTFIDLHYLTVMEAKTVMTLYLQLISPLPLDCHPNVTIVTGRGLHSKDGIPKLQPAIKSFLGQHRIRYEECLGSFRI from the exons ATGTTGAtgatgttaatatttttgatcaaCTTCATGTGCTTTAATTCCCACTCAAATAGCCAAACATTACTAatagttaatattttgcagaGTTCACCGCTTAACAGATCTCTCAATATTTCCTCCATTGGAGAAATGACATCCCTCCATCATGTGGCCAGGGATGTATTTCTTGAAATGGAGAGAAATGATCCAGAGTTGACAGCGTTTTTAGTGGCTGAGATGCACGACGACTGTAGCAATAAATCCCATCAGCAACGAATAGAGAAGTTGTTGAAAAGACAAATCGAACATTACCTTAAG gCAGGCGAACAAAGTCAGCAGATCGACATGGAGCCATCGGATGTAGCAGCGGAAGCGTCAAAGATCAGAAGTGAGATGCAACAGGCTCTTAGAGTGGAAGTGACAGCGCGCATCTCATTGTTCATCGAGGGAAACATCGAAGGGAGCAAAATGTGTGCAGAGCCCTTGGAGAATAGAGTGTCGGCAACAGATTCTAAGATGAATGAATTGTACCATCTGATCCTGCGAAGAACTACATGCACTTTCATCGATCTCCATTACTTGACAGTTATGGAGGCAAAAAct GTTATGACACTTTATCTCCAGCTCATTTCACCACTTCCCCTCGATTGTCATCCAAACGTTACTATCGTGACTGGGCGTGGCTTACACAGCAAGGATGGTATTCCAAAACTTCAGCCTGCAATTAAAAGCTTCTTAGGACAACATCGAATAAG GTATGAAGAATGTCTCGGATCATTTCGGATTTAG